The proteins below come from a single Tepidibacillus fermentans genomic window:
- a CDS encoding Wzz/FepE/Etk N-terminal domain-containing protein yields the protein MASSKIDQISLRDMIETLLRNKKFILSSILIFVILAAAYSFLFTKPIVNVTTEATVKQVEGAESNFTIEPLLNAVIVPTYNSSANIQFPDVVTRPDSKYPVVKIDTLLTEYTNELTNNTKLVEEVRKISPRFKQVTGSSLKSMIAFDMVPDSDILTIKVTASTKEEAVKFAEIVNQDFQSFVEKQNFEMIHNKLSSIKHQLEFNIGLLETKIDRLQKEMATVDKTIAYQSSKVEPNPAYIMYVQNLSSNKIALNNAKSQYEEIQKVEKRLPQIAKETGLTVSMEQPVIETSSSLLKILVKNVVLAGMVGFVIAGFVAFLREYWKRTM from the coding sequence ATGGCGAGTTCAAAAATTGACCAGATATCCTTAAGAGATATGATTGAGACACTTTTAAGAAACAAAAAGTTCATCTTATCTTCGATTCTCATCTTTGTTATTTTAGCAGCTGCATATAGTTTCCTTTTCACAAAACCGATCGTCAATGTAACAACAGAGGCTACAGTGAAGCAAGTAGAAGGAGCAGAGAGCAATTTTACGATTGAACCTTTACTCAATGCAGTCATCGTTCCTACATATAATTCATCAGCAAACATTCAGTTTCCTGATGTGGTGACAAGACCTGATTCTAAGTATCCTGTTGTAAAAATCGATACCTTACTGACTGAGTATACGAATGAGTTAACAAATAATACAAAACTAGTCGAGGAAGTAAGAAAGATATCTCCAAGATTTAAACAAGTCACGGGTTCTTCATTAAAATCGATGATCGCATTTGACATGGTTCCTGATTCAGATATTTTAACGATTAAAGTTACGGCAAGTACAAAAGAAGAAGCAGTAAAGTTTGCAGAAATCGTAAACCAAGATTTTCAAAGCTTTGTTGAAAAACAAAACTTTGAGATGATTCATAATAAATTATCTTCCATTAAACATCAATTAGAATTTAATATTGGTCTGTTAGAAACGAAAATCGATCGACTGCAAAAGGAAATGGCTACTGTAGATAAAACGATTGCTTACCAATCTTCGAAAGTGGAACCGAATCCCGCTTACATTATGTATGTTCAAAATCTATCTAGTAATAAAATTGCATTAAATAATGCAAAGTCCCAATATGAAGAAATACAAAAGGTGGAGAAAAGATTACCGCAAATTGCGAAAGAAACAGGTTTGACGGTATCGATGGAACAACCGGTTATTGAAACGAGTTCTTCATTATTGAAAATCTTGGTTAAAAACGTGGTTTTAGCTGGAATGGTCGGATTCGTCATTGCTGGTTTTGTTGCATTTTTAAGAGAATATTGGAAGAGAACAATGTAG
- a CDS encoding O-antigen ligase family protein, protein MEKILQLKVWSISKILLFFILGAAVLGPAFFNVNIGPISLSLFRITLYALWVIFVLLLLKNDGEISITNLKVRLLVWFLIFWFVYSIISLLWADSTIDAVKHINHLFVGFSLIIFVVFFFIEKRDYIHFYRLWIFILTVLILVGLWNVLTGQQLSVSTLAGLTNEQRFTPTAIFHNQNDFATYLALSLPFTLTLIRYGRNLLVSLFGIILSLLNLSLVFLTYSRSNYLAIAMGVAFWFFFFMKRREKLFLIVLTLSGTMVLYFLFPEPFHSALDTLKVQIDSLFVHDQGKESVNVRTNLIKNSLLFLYDHYGFGVGAGNAEYHMAHFRVYDTAKIVNVHNWWFELLVNYGILIFSGYVLFYLSLIILLKKQYHTLTDRNEKMIAESLIIGLVIFFLASTSSSTIIAFGPQWLFFAFTVGYLNYLYLKQERNALAE, encoded by the coding sequence ATGGAGAAGATACTGCAACTGAAAGTTTGGTCGATTTCAAAAATACTTCTGTTTTTTATTTTAGGTGCTGCCGTTTTAGGTCCTGCTTTTTTTAATGTGAATATTGGCCCAATCTCTTTATCTTTATTTAGAATAACGTTATATGCCTTATGGGTCATCTTCGTTCTATTATTGTTAAAAAATGATGGGGAGATATCCATTACTAATTTAAAAGTAAGACTCCTTGTCTGGTTTCTCATTTTTTGGTTTGTTTATTCCATCATATCTTTGCTTTGGGCAGATTCAACCATTGATGCCGTAAAACATATTAACCATTTATTTGTCGGCTTTTCACTCATTATCTTTGTTGTTTTCTTTTTTATTGAGAAACGGGACTATATCCATTTTTATCGTTTATGGATATTCATATTAACGGTATTAATTTTAGTGGGGTTATGGAATGTATTAACCGGACAGCAATTAAGCGTCTCGACACTTGCGGGTTTAACCAATGAACAGCGTTTTACGCCAACTGCTATCTTTCATAACCAAAATGATTTTGCAACCTATTTAGCGTTAAGTCTACCGTTTACATTGACCTTAATTCGCTATGGACGAAATCTATTGGTTTCTCTATTTGGTATTATCTTATCTTTACTCAATTTATCTTTAGTCTTCCTAACCTATTCTCGTTCGAATTATCTTGCGATCGCAATGGGAGTCGCATTTTGGTTCTTTTTCTTTATGAAAAGGAGAGAAAAACTATTTTTAATTGTTCTTACGCTATCTGGAACTATGGTACTATATTTTCTATTTCCTGAGCCTTTCCATTCTGCTTTAGATACATTAAAGGTTCAAATTGATAGCCTATTTGTCCATGATCAAGGAAAGGAATCGGTGAATGTAAGAACAAATCTCATAAAGAATTCTCTACTCTTTTTATATGATCATTATGGTTTTGGCGTTGGTGCAGGAAACGCGGAATACCACATGGCACATTTTCGAGTCTATGACACGGCTAAAATCGTCAATGTTCATAACTGGTGGTTTGAGCTTTTGGTCAATTATGGAATCCTTATTTTCTCGGGATATGTCCTGTTCTATTTATCGCTAATCATCCTATTAAAAAAACAATATCATACCCTGACTGATCGAAACGAGAAGATGATCGCAGAATCATTAATCATCGGATTAGTTATATTTTTCCTAGCAAGTACGAGTTCAAGCACAATCATTGCCTTTGGACCACAATGGCTTTTCTTTGCCTTTACGGTTGGCTATTTAAATTATTTATATCTCAAGCAGGAAAGGAATGCCCTAGCTGAATGA
- a CDS encoding glycosyltransferase family 4 protein — MKILVISHMYPSNFNMTSGIFVHEQVKTLVRQGHEVKVISPIPWAPFPFNQLSKKWNQYSKIPRKSQIDGIEVFYTRYLNLPHSYLFEYYGDFFYLGMKNVIAKLYQTFPFELIHAHVALPDGVAAIKLKEKFHVPFVVTIHGQDLQHTIYRNKKCKAKITETFQKADKIILVSSKLKRIADQEIGYSSKSVVIHNGMNLEKISSTHSKKIPSNERMILSVSNLYPSKGIDLNLYAVSKLKNKYPNLKYYIVGDGPERDRLRKLAEDLQIKEHVKFLGRLPHEKALEYMQACEIFSLPSWKEGFGIAYIEAMAFGKPVIGVVGEGIEDVIQQGVTGVLVKPKDVESLVKALDDLLSDPTKGEEMGQNARKMVYDQLTWKENVQQTIDLYKAVLHHGEN, encoded by the coding sequence ATGAAGATTTTAGTAATTTCGCATATGTACCCTTCTAACTTTAATATGACTTCTGGGATTTTCGTGCATGAACAAGTCAAAACTTTGGTTCGTCAAGGTCATGAAGTTAAGGTAATTTCACCCATTCCTTGGGCTCCTTTTCCTTTCAATCAATTAAGTAAAAAGTGGAATCAATATTCGAAGATACCAAGAAAAAGTCAGATCGATGGGATTGAGGTTTTTTATACGCGATATTTAAATTTGCCTCATTCCTATTTATTCGAATACTACGGCGATTTTTTTTATCTAGGGATGAAAAATGTCATTGCCAAGCTCTATCAAACGTTCCCTTTTGAACTCATTCACGCTCATGTCGCTTTGCCTGATGGGGTTGCGGCAATTAAACTGAAAGAAAAATTTCATGTTCCTTTCGTGGTTACCATTCATGGCCAAGACTTACAACATACCATTTATCGGAATAAGAAGTGTAAAGCGAAAATAACTGAAACTTTTCAAAAAGCAGATAAAATCATCCTCGTAAGCTCAAAATTAAAACGGATTGCGGATCAAGAGATTGGCTACTCTAGTAAATCGGTTGTGATCCACAATGGAATGAACCTAGAGAAGATCAGTTCAACTCACAGTAAAAAAATACCGTCAAATGAACGAATGATCTTAAGTGTATCCAACCTCTATCCGAGTAAAGGGATCGATTTGAATTTATATGCCGTCAGTAAACTGAAAAACAAATATCCCAATTTAAAATATTATATTGTGGGCGACGGACCGGAAAGAGATCGCTTGAGAAAATTAGCTGAAGATCTTCAGATTAAGGAACATGTGAAATTTCTCGGCCGATTGCCTCACGAAAAAGCATTAGAATATATGCAAGCGTGTGAGATTTTTTCCCTGCCAAGCTGGAAAGAAGGCTTTGGTATTGCTTATATCGAAGCTATGGCTTTTGGCAAACCGGTGATTGGAGTCGTTGGAGAAGGAATTGAAGATGTCATTCAACAGGGAGTAACGGGGGTATTAGTAAAACCAAAAGATGTAGAAAGTTTAGTTAAGGCATTAGATGATTTGCTTTCAGATCCAACAAAAGGAGAAGAAATGGGTCAAAATGCAAGAAAAATGGTTTATGATCAACTGACTTGGAAAGAAAATGTTCAACAAACCATCGATCTCTATAAGGCGGTGCTTCATCATGGCGAAAACTAG
- a CDS encoding glycosyltransferase family 4 protein produces MAKTRICHLSSVHHYLDTRIFMKECRSLASADYETHFVVPEADEKIINGVHLHHVQKSKGGRLARMTKTVWNVYQKARSLDAKLYHFHDPELIPIGLLLKLQGKKVIYDVHEDVPRQILSKYWIKKPLRKLISWVFEKFENFSAKRFDAVVTATPYINERFKKLGCNTVNVSNYPILEEFLDNAIDWSTKENAVCYVGGITGVRGLFEMVDAMTQTNSRLYLAGKFFTEDEHQRAKKMDGWKNVIELGQIDRKEVAQTLAKSKAGLVVLHPIENFIDSLPIKMFEYMAAGIPVIASNFPLWEEIVLKHHCGICVNPMNPNEIANAINWLLEHPEEAEGMGRKGRDAAIHEYNWNSERDKLIRVYEEILNRLLIAK; encoded by the coding sequence ATGGCGAAAACTAGAATCTGTCATCTCTCCTCTGTACACCATTATCTAGATACCCGGATTTTTATGAAGGAATGTCGTTCATTGGCTTCTGCCGATTATGAGACTCATTTTGTCGTACCGGAAGCAGATGAAAAGATCATCAATGGCGTTCATCTTCATCACGTGCAAAAAAGTAAGGGTGGACGGTTGGCTCGGATGACCAAAACGGTTTGGAACGTTTATCAAAAGGCTCGTTCACTTGATGCGAAGCTCTACCATTTTCATGATCCAGAGCTGATTCCGATTGGCCTTCTTCTGAAACTGCAAGGGAAAAAAGTGATCTATGATGTACATGAGGATGTTCCCAGACAGATATTAAGTAAATACTGGATTAAGAAACCACTAAGAAAACTCATATCCTGGGTATTTGAAAAATTTGAAAATTTCTCAGCTAAGCGATTTGATGCTGTTGTTACTGCGACTCCCTACATTAACGAACGCTTTAAAAAATTAGGCTGTAACACGGTGAATGTAAGCAATTATCCCATCCTTGAAGAATTTCTGGACAATGCCATCGACTGGTCTACAAAGGAAAATGCGGTATGTTATGTTGGTGGAATTACTGGCGTAAGAGGATTGTTTGAAATGGTTGATGCCATGACACAAACCAATAGTCGTTTATACCTTGCGGGTAAGTTTTTCACTGAAGATGAACACCAAAGGGCGAAAAAGATGGATGGATGGAAGAATGTGATCGAATTAGGACAAATTGACCGAAAAGAAGTAGCTCAGACTTTAGCGAAATCGAAAGCGGGTTTAGTTGTCCTTCATCCCATTGAGAATTTCATTGATTCTCTTCCGATTAAAATGTTTGAATATATGGCTGCAGGAATTCCTGTCATTGCATCCAACTTTCCGTTATGGGAAGAAATTGTCTTAAAGCATCATTGCGGAATATGTGTAAATCCGATGAATCCAAATGAAATTGCCAATGCCATCAATTGGCTATTGGAACATCCAGAAGAAGCAGAAGGTATGGGGAGAAAAGGGAGAGACGCTGCAATTCATGAATATAATTGGAATTCTGAAAGAGATAAGTTAATTCGTGTATATGAAGAGATACTGAATAGATTGTTAATTGCAAAATAA
- a CDS encoding ATP-binding protein, translated as MPYSQKGSEQLLLFFSQRYERGSMIITSNREFSLWTQVFGDEQMTAALIDRLTHRAYIFPMNGNSYRFKQSLQEEH; from the coding sequence ATTCCATACAGCCAAAAAGGATCTGAACAATTATTACTATTCTTTTCACAAAGATATGAACGTGGAAGCATGATTATTACAAGTAACCGTGAATTTTCTTTGTGGACCCAGGTTTTTGGAGATGAGCAAATGACAGCTGCCCTCATTGATCGCTTAACTCATAGGGCATATATTTTCCCAATGAATGGAAATAGCTACCGCTTTAAACAAAGTTTGCAAGAAGAACATTAA
- a CDS encoding oligosaccharide repeat unit polymerase, protein MNLLNDIKYNIFFLVLIILVSIALTQYSTELLLLFMLFSFLFILLRIKKMDLLVNPIVLFFWFALLYIFIPFSRLPDITYDVISKFNINILYFKPNVITLFIYISSLILLVLSFIIGSRFNFKNLPDYHKFTNKISKLIIIVYLISVLAVFIQLFILHDIPLINVSSRWFLSPKLVYLASLQIILIPILNVVYPRKKKIILVLLLFSLILLSLLGARNLPIKLLIAFFITETYINKKNIFKISIFFTIGVLVIAFTVGILTKSGIYGMKTSALLGLGLFYTDSIGPLYNLQEIIEKSGPLGYFHGKLLFDTLFGIIPGTNFEYANYQIGSFLNGRQMVYVGGKLINRSVSLAPTFIGASYADFGFIGAYLNVFFYGTLLGILHNLAKKNIFAIPLLATIFSYLLVGINVGWYDPTLFIYIIATLIILSLLFLKVKCFPYK, encoded by the coding sequence GTGAATCTTTTAAATGATATCAAATATAATATATTTTTTTTGGTACTTATAATATTAGTGTCAATAGCTTTAACCCAATATAGTACGGAATTATTATTATTATTCATGTTATTCTCTTTTTTATTTATTCTTTTAAGAATTAAAAAAATGGATCTATTAGTTAACCCCATTGTTTTATTTTTTTGGTTTGCTTTACTTTATATTTTCATTCCTTTTAGTAGGTTGCCAGATATTACATACGATGTTATATCTAAATTTAATATTAATATTCTTTATTTTAAACCAAATGTAATAACATTATTTATATATATATCTAGTCTAATTCTGTTAGTTTTATCTTTTATTATTGGATCTAGATTTAATTTTAAAAATTTACCTGATTATCATAAATTTACTAATAAGATTAGTAAATTGATAATCATTGTTTATCTTATTTCTGTTTTAGCTGTCTTTATCCAGTTATTTATATTACACGATATACCATTAATTAATGTATCCTCTAGATGGTTTCTTTCACCAAAACTTGTTTATCTTGCTTCCTTACAGATTATTTTGATACCTATTTTAAATGTAGTTTATCCTAGAAAAAAGAAAATAATTTTAGTGTTGTTATTGTTCTCTTTAATTCTATTATCATTATTAGGAGCTAGAAATCTCCCTATTAAACTTCTAATTGCTTTTTTCATCACTGAAACATATATTAATAAAAAAAATATATTTAAAATATCAATTTTTTTTACGATAGGTGTACTAGTTATTGCTTTTACTGTTGGAATACTTACAAAAAGTGGGATTTATGGGATGAAAACTTCTGCATTATTAGGCCTTGGTTTGTTTTATACTGATAGTATAGGCCCCTTATACAATCTACAAGAGATTATAGAAAAATCTGGTCCTTTAGGTTATTTTCATGGCAAATTACTTTTTGATACTTTATTTGGAATAATCCCTGGAACAAATTTCGAATATGCAAATTATCAAATCGGTTCTTTCTTAAATGGCAGACAAATGGTATATGTAGGCGGAAAGTTAATTAATAGGTCAGTTTCCTTAGCTCCAACCTTCATAGGAGCTAGTTATGCTGATTTTGGTTTTATTGGGGCGTATCTAAATGTTTTTTTCTATGGCACATTACTGGGTATCTTACATAATCTAGCAAAAAAGAATATATTCGCCATTCCTTTGTTAGCTACGATATTTTCATACTTATTAGTAGGTATAAATGTAGGTTGGTATGATCCAACACTATTTATATATATTATAGCTACTCTAATCATACTGTCTCTTTTGTTTTTAAAAGTAAAATGTTTTCCATACAAATAA
- a CDS encoding LCP family protein, which yields MRNRKKKKKNSKWIKWSLLTIIVLLLGTIGYTYFRINNAMNKIYNPINRVHSEVDTAIKPDYVKTFLVLGLDKRPNTNDKGRTDVIMLIVMNDKTKKITMVSIPRDTYVEIAGKNRKSKINSAYGFGVGTTIATVENFTGIPIDHYVLFNFNGFVKAVDETGGLRLNVDQPTAEKINNQFPEVHLPYGDNQLLNGTQALYFSRFRHDNKGDFGRNDRQQEVLKAFLDQSKNIRSPLKINSLLDVLGDDVRTDMDKSTIYSIAFDLNSYSSKNVEQLKYKATTGSIDGISYVFISEEEKARISEILKNKMSEN from the coding sequence ATGAGGAATAGAAAGAAAAAAAAGAAGAATAGTAAATGGATCAAATGGTCATTATTAACAATTATTGTCTTACTTTTAGGGACAATAGGATATACATATTTTAGAATTAATAATGCTATGAACAAAATATATAACCCAATTAATCGGGTCCATTCTGAGGTTGATACAGCTATCAAACCGGACTATGTAAAAACTTTTTTGGTACTCGGTTTGGATAAGCGACCAAATACTAATGATAAGGGTAGAACTGATGTTATAATGTTAATCGTTATGAATGATAAAACAAAAAAAATAACAATGGTTTCAATCCCACGAGACACATATGTGGAGATTGCCGGTAAGAACCGTAAAAGTAAGATAAATAGTGCATACGGTTTTGGAGTAGGTACTACAATTGCCACAGTTGAAAACTTTACTGGCATCCCTATAGATCATTATGTTTTATTCAACTTTAATGGTTTTGTGAAAGCAGTAGATGAAACCGGTGGACTTCGGTTAAACGTAGATCAACCAACTGCAGAGAAGATAAATAACCAATTTCCTGAAGTACATTTACCTTATGGTGACAATCAATTATTAAATGGTACACAAGCACTTTATTTTTCAAGGTTTAGACATGATAATAAGGGTGATTTTGGTAGAAACGATAGACAACAAGAAGTGCTTAAAGCATTTTTAGATCAAAGTAAAAATATACGGTCTCCATTGAAAATTAATAGTCTCCTTGATGTTCTAGGTGATGATGTACGTACGGATATGGATAAATCCACTATTTATAGCATTGCTTTTGATTTAAATAGTTATTCTAGTAAAAACGTCGAACAATTAAAATACAAAGCTACGACTGGTTCGATTGATGGTATTTCTTATGTATTTATCTCAGAGGAAGAGAAAGCGAGAATATCAGAGATATTAAAAAATAAGATGAGTGAGAATTAA
- a CDS encoding sugar transferase encodes MSKVSYETRATTVSQINTNYSFYIYVKRTFDIIVSLLLILLFLPIFLIVAVLIRLESKGPVFFLQERVGQFGNTFKIIKFRSMLVNAEEILPTLKEFQERKEVYVKMKNDPRVTKIGSIIRKLSLDELPQLINVLKGDMSLVGPRPLIQSEIEHCTKEQLVRLNVKPGITGLAQISGRTDVTFDQLLTHDINYVKNQSLKLDLIILLKTIPYVILGKGAY; translated from the coding sequence TTGAGTAAGGTTAGCTATGAAACTCGAGCTACTACCGTTTCACAAATAAATACAAATTACTCCTTTTACATTTATGTTAAACGTACTTTTGATATTATCGTATCTCTTTTACTCATTTTATTATTTTTACCAATATTTTTAATTGTGGCAGTCTTAATCCGATTAGAATCAAAAGGGCCCGTTTTTTTTCTGCAAGAACGTGTAGGACAATTTGGAAATACATTTAAAATTATTAAATTTCGAAGTATGTTAGTTAATGCAGAGGAAATCTTGCCAACACTCAAGGAATTTCAAGAAAGAAAAGAAGTATATGTGAAAATGAAAAACGATCCAAGAGTAACAAAGATAGGATCTATCATTAGAAAACTGAGTTTAGATGAGCTTCCTCAGCTAATCAATGTTTTAAAAGGTGATATGAGTCTAGTTGGTCCTCGACCATTAATTCAAAGTGAGATAGAACATTGTACAAAGGAACAACTTGTTAGACTGAATGTGAAACCGGGTATTACGGGTCTAGCCCAAATTAGTGGAAGAACTGATGTAACCTTTGATCAGCTTCTTACTCACGATATTAACTATGTTAAGAATCAATCACTTAAATTAGACTTGATAATCTTATTGAAAACAATTCCCTATGTGATTTTAGGTAAAGGGGCATATTAA
- a CDS encoding DUF354 domain-containing protein codes for MSKNIWIDLTNSPHVLFFKGIIKALIDQGHNVTVTARDYAQTLPLLDEYQIDYIHLGNHMGKNKFKKVLGLFKRTLQLYRFSKGKSFDLALSMGSNDLAFVAFLRGIPHVTSFDYEYVFAHNINFRLATKILKPSVIPFERIKKYGAKKEKIIDFNGLKEDFYIHEYNYQEGYLVKKLGLDPSKVVITYRPPATQAHYQQNNYDISIKLLKYLSSNENCYIIVVPRTKDQIEFFNSLKLPNVIIPNEVLDGYNLINCSDIVISAGGTMNREAAALQIPVFTIYKGGIMGAVDQYLINSGKMIELKSEEDFGKIKFVKRKKDFKKDKKNQLDYIQILKQYELI; via the coding sequence ATGAGCAAAAATATATGGATAGATCTTACAAATTCACCACATGTTCTATTTTTTAAAGGTATCATTAAAGCCCTAATCGATCAAGGTCATAATGTAACCGTAACAGCTCGAGATTATGCACAAACTCTCCCGTTATTAGATGAATACCAAATAGATTATATTCATCTAGGAAATCATATGGGAAAAAACAAATTTAAAAAGGTACTGGGCTTATTTAAAAGAACGTTACAACTATATAGATTTTCAAAAGGTAAGTCATTTGATTTAGCATTAAGTATGGGATCAAATGATTTAGCCTTTGTTGCATTTTTAAGAGGAATTCCACATGTAACATCTTTTGATTATGAGTATGTTTTTGCACATAATATAAATTTTAGATTAGCAACAAAAATTTTAAAGCCATCTGTTATACCTTTTGAACGAATTAAAAAATATGGAGCAAAAAAGGAAAAAATTATCGATTTCAATGGGTTAAAAGAAGATTTTTATATCCATGAATATAATTATCAAGAAGGATATTTAGTGAAAAAATTAGGATTAGATCCTTCTAAGGTAGTTATAACGTATAGACCACCTGCAACTCAGGCACATTATCAACAAAACAACTACGATATTTCCATTAAATTATTAAAATATCTTTCCTCTAATGAAAATTGTTATATAATTGTTGTTCCAAGAACTAAAGATCAAATAGAATTTTTTAATTCTCTAAAATTACCGAATGTAATTATTCCAAATGAGGTTCTTGATGGATATAATTTGATCAACTGTTCTGATATTGTAATTAGTGCTGGAGGAACTATGAATCGTGAAGCTGCTGCTCTGCAAATTCCAGTATTTACAATTTATAAAGGTGGAATAATGGGGGCCGTTGACCAATACCTTATAAATAGTGGTAAAATGATAGAATTAAAATCAGAAGAAGATTTTGGTAAAATTAAATTTGTAAAAAGAAAAAAAGATTTTAAAAAAGATAAAAAAAATCAATTAGACTATATTCAGATATTAAAACAATATGAATTAATATAA
- a CDS encoding DegT/DnrJ/EryC1/StrS family aminotransferase, with translation MIPIAKPLISDLEKKLVMEVLDSGVIASGKYVEQFEEKFADYLKVKYAVATSSGTTALHAAIEALNLPKDSEIVTTPFTFIASSNSILYSGLNPVFVDIDEKTFNIDPNKVENAVKENPKIRAILVVHLYGLPVDMDAIMEIANRYDLKVIEDCAQAHGAEINGKKVGTIGDVATFSFYPTKNMTTSEGGMVVTNNEEIYKNTKLLINHGSPERYNHTILGYNYRMTNISAAIGLGQLERLDEFNNARIKNAMALNEGLKDIDWLVTPYTPEHYKHVYHQYTVKVLIDRDKVIQALQDNQIGYGIHYPKPLHKQKVYTDRGYAGLSLPISEKMAEQVLSLPVHPALKDEDIGTIISVLNSI, from the coding sequence ATAGCTAAACCCCTAATATCTGATCTAGAAAAAAAACTAGTAATGGAAGTACTAGATAGTGGAGTAATAGCATCAGGAAAATACGTAGAACAATTTGAAGAAAAATTTGCCGACTATTTGAAAGTTAAGTATGCTGTTGCAACTTCATCTGGTACAACGGCGTTACACGCTGCAATTGAAGCTTTAAATCTTCCAAAGGACTCGGAAATTGTTACTACTCCCTTTACATTTATAGCAAGTAGCAATTCTATTTTATATAGTGGACTAAACCCAGTCTTTGTAGACATTGATGAAAAAACATTTAATATTGACCCGAATAAGGTAGAGAATGCTGTTAAAGAAAATCCTAAAATACGTGCAATCTTAGTTGTTCATTTATATGGTCTACCCGTTGATATGGATGCAATTATGGAAATCGCCAATCGATATGACCTAAAAGTAATTGAAGATTGTGCACAAGCTCATGGTGCTGAAATAAATGGTAAAAAAGTAGGGACTATTGGAGATGTAGCAACTTTTAGTTTTTATCCAACAAAGAATATGACAACAAGTGAGGGAGGAATGGTTGTAACAAACAATGAAGAAATCTATAAAAATACTAAACTTTTAATTAACCATGGCTCTCCTGAAAGATACAACCATACAATATTGGGTTATAATTACAGAATGACAAATATTAGTGCTGCTATTGGGTTAGGTCAACTCGAGAGACTTGATGAGTTTAATAATGCTAGAATTAAAAATGCAATGGCATTAAATGAAGGGTTAAAAGATATTGATTGGCTAGTTACACCGTATACTCCTGAACATTATAAACACGTTTACCATCAGTATACAGTTAAAGTATTAATCGATCGTGATAAAGTAATTCAAGCTTTACAAGATAACCAAATTGGCTATGGTATTCATTATCCAAAACCGCTACATAAACAAAAAGTATATACGGATAGGGGTTACGCTGGTCTAAGCTTACCAATATCTGAGAAGATGGCTGAGCAAGTACTTTCTTTACCTGTTCATCCAGCATTGAAAGATGAAGATATTGGTACAATTATTTCTGTTTTAAATAGTATTTAA